In Stomoxys calcitrans chromosome 2, idStoCalc2.1, whole genome shotgun sequence, the following proteins share a genomic window:
- the LOC131995331 gene encoding uncharacterized protein LOC131995331: MLTRISIVLITLGCMQISQSAKRAVGLKLYNFTCTPYSNLIVDYACTLKKWSNTEYAYSTMFKLRHQLSKNAEVEILLDAKPSTGKNLMKLIRIRISICEALNQMFSNPILKTLMIELFRTTNLPYACPINGNYMYNATDCIISDDLVPSYLVNLQFNFTVNFLENRRRFVELLIRGATVRKK, translated from the exons ATGTTGACGCGTATAAGCATAGTTTTAATAACACTCGGCTGTATGCAGATATCACAG TCTGCAAAACGTGCCGTCGGCTTGAAACTCTACAACTTTACATGTACACCATATTCAAATTTGATCGTTGATTATGCTTGTACTCTTAAAAAATGGAGCAACACCGAATACGCATACAGTACTATGTTCAAGTTGAGACACCAATTGTCAAAAAATGCTGAAGTGGAAATTTTGCTAGATGCAAAGCCTTCTACGGGAAAAAATCTTATGAAATtgataagaataagaataagcaTATGCGAAGCATTGAATCAGATGTTCTCTAATCCCATATTGAAGACGCTTATGATTGAATTGTTCCGCACCACTAACTTGCCTTATGCATGTCCCATAAATGGG AACTACATGTATAACGCAACCGATTGTATAATAAGCGATGATTTGGTACCTTCTTACTTAGTAAACCTGCAGTTTAACTTTACCGTTAATTTCTTGGAGAACCGACGACGTTTTGTCGAACTACTCATTCGGGGAGCTACAGTACGTAAGAAGTAA